One genomic window of Candidatus Nitrospira inopinata includes the following:
- a CDS encoding class I SAM-dependent methyltransferase, with translation MDRDKIERVYTTYAGFYDHVFGKVFQEGRESAIRNLNVQPGETVLEVGVGTGIALPMYPSHCRIVGIDLSEGMLAKAKERAEALRLSHVQLHRMDAGAMEFADDSFDTVVAAYVVTAVPDYRKVVNEMIRVCRPGGRIVMLNHFSNGNKVINAIERVLSPLTKHLGWRTDLSLNTVLEGTSLLVARKQKVNPLRLWALVECVNGKDGCRHPGCHASDQYGASGYSNGGGTASYSNGNGRYSHEAAL, from the coding sequence ATGGATCGCGACAAGATCGAACGGGTCTATACGACCTACGCCGGGTTCTATGATCACGTGTTCGGGAAGGTATTTCAGGAGGGACGGGAATCCGCCATCCGCAACCTCAACGTGCAGCCCGGTGAGACGGTGCTTGAGGTCGGCGTGGGGACCGGTATCGCGCTCCCGATGTACCCCAGCCACTGTCGCATCGTGGGCATCGATCTGTCCGAGGGCATGTTGGCCAAGGCCAAAGAACGGGCCGAGGCCCTTCGGCTTTCGCACGTTCAGCTTCACCGGATGGACGCCGGAGCCATGGAATTCGCGGACGACAGTTTCGACACGGTCGTGGCGGCGTACGTCGTGACGGCGGTACCCGACTATCGGAAGGTCGTCAATGAAATGATTCGCGTCTGCCGGCCCGGCGGCCGCATTGTCATGCTGAATCATTTCAGCAACGGGAACAAGGTCATCAACGCCATCGAACGGGTCCTTTCTCCCCTCACCAAACACTTGGGATGGAGGACCGACCTCTCGCTGAACACCGTCTTGGAAGGGACGTCGCTCCTGGTCGCCCGCAAGCAAAAGGTCAATCCGCTCCGCCTGTGGGCCTTGGTCGAATGTGTAAATGGCAAGGACGGATGTCGACACCCGGGCTGTCACGCCTCCGACCAGTATGGCGCCTCGGGATACTCGAACGGCGGGGGGACGGCGAGCTATTCGAACGGCAACGGCCGCTATTCCCACGAAGCGGCTCTCTGA
- a CDS encoding WD40/YVTN/BNR-like repeat-containing protein — MMMLRSVRLVVALALLTLSPGCQKESESIVSIALHPKNANILYVATNDAVYKSRDGGATWERFPSFSARRVTTLAIDPLLPATVYAGTMGDAVYKSPDGGQRWLPHNVGLKDHVSFVNQFVFHPALTENIYTATTVGVFYTKDAGREWEERMNGMKEVHIVTSIAINPKEPAVLYAGTTGGIYRSEDGGMNWRKINNGLIPETELMGAMALGVNAIEIDRTNPDLVYAGTTKGLFRTEDRGEHWERIGLALSDSFVCCLVLHPSDPMVLYLGGPAGVWKSADGGHAWQAVNQGLATLNIRALAMAPTDARTLYVGTNGSGLYRSTDAGATWTPVPLKAAAKQP; from the coding sequence ATGATGATGCTTCGCTCCGTCCGTCTTGTGGTCGCGCTTGCGCTCCTGACCCTCTCGCCTGGTTGCCAGAAGGAGAGCGAATCCATCGTGTCGATCGCACTCCATCCCAAGAATGCCAACATCCTCTACGTTGCCACGAATGACGCGGTTTACAAGTCGCGCGACGGGGGAGCAACGTGGGAGCGGTTTCCGAGTTTCAGCGCGCGACGGGTGACGACGCTGGCGATCGATCCGCTGCTGCCCGCCACCGTCTATGCCGGGACGATGGGCGACGCGGTGTACAAGAGTCCGGACGGAGGGCAACGGTGGCTTCCGCATAACGTGGGGCTGAAAGATCACGTGTCGTTCGTCAACCAATTCGTCTTTCACCCGGCGCTCACGGAAAACATCTATACGGCGACCACCGTCGGCGTGTTCTACACGAAGGACGCCGGGCGGGAATGGGAAGAACGGATGAACGGCATGAAGGAGGTTCACATCGTGACCTCGATCGCCATCAATCCCAAAGAGCCGGCGGTGTTGTACGCCGGCACCACGGGGGGAATCTACCGATCGGAAGACGGGGGGATGAATTGGAGAAAGATCAACAACGGGTTGATTCCGGAGACGGAACTGATGGGCGCCATGGCGCTGGGCGTCAATGCCATCGAAATCGACCGGACGAATCCCGACCTCGTGTACGCGGGGACGACCAAAGGCCTCTTTCGCACCGAGGACAGGGGCGAGCATTGGGAACGAATCGGTCTGGCCCTGTCGGATTCGTTTGTCTGCTGCCTCGTCCTGCATCCGAGCGATCCAATGGTGCTGTATCTCGGCGGTCCGGCGGGAGTATGGAAAAGTGCGGATGGAGGGCACGCCTGGCAGGCAGTCAACCAGGGACTTGCGACGCTCAATATCAGGGCCTTGGCCATGGCGCCGACGGATGCCCGGACGCTTTACGTCGGGACGAACGGCAGCGGTCTCTATCGGTCCACCGATGCCGGCGCGACCTGGACGCCGGTTCCGCTCAAAGCGGCGGCGAAACAACCATGA
- a CDS encoding O-acetyl-ADP-ribose deacetylase, with translation MPPSLRAICADITTLNVDAIVNAANESLLPGGGVCGAIHRAAGPELAEECRRLGGCRTGDAKLTRGYRLPARYVIHTVGPVWHGGRRGEAESLASCYRRCIELASINGITSIAFPSISTGIYGYPIEQAAEIAVTTVRESLANVPILHDVIFCCFSPHDLAIYQRALTGE, from the coding sequence ATGCCGCCGTCCCTTCGCGCTATTTGCGCCGACATCACCACCCTGAACGTTGACGCAATCGTCAACGCCGCCAACGAATCGCTGCTTCCCGGCGGGGGAGTCTGCGGCGCGATCCACCGTGCCGCGGGACCCGAACTGGCCGAGGAATGCCGCCGGCTCGGCGGCTGCCGAACCGGCGACGCCAAGCTCACGAGAGGCTATCGACTTCCCGCTCGATACGTCATCCATACGGTCGGTCCTGTGTGGCATGGAGGACGACGCGGTGAAGCGGAATCGCTGGCCTCCTGTTATCGACGGTGTATTGAGCTCGCCTCGATCAACGGGATTACCAGCATTGCGTTCCCCAGCATCAGCACCGGCATCTACGGCTATCCCATCGAACAGGCCGCCGAAATCGCCGTTACGACGGTCCGCGAGTCGCTGGCGAACGTTCCCATCCTTCATGACGTCATCTTCTGTTGCTTCTCTCCCCATGATTTGGCCATATACCAACGGGCCCTGACCGGCGAGTGA
- a CDS encoding type 1 glutamine amidotransferase, with amino-acid sequence MRAVCLQHVPFEGPGAFASSLAKRGVTLEQRLVPRDGLPRDAGDLLIVMGGPMSVNDADPWIAEETQFIRSALLSGKPMVGVCLGSQFMAKALGAAVRSGKALEIGMTRVRLTAQAGQDPVFSTFPDPFEVFEWHGEVFDLPDGCVPLAGSAVAPLQAFRYGSHAYGLLFHLEMEGAGIDSLSRECSGDLLKARLSVDQVKSTALPRLAELHAMADRLIGHLLTSRR; translated from the coding sequence ATGCGAGCCGTCTGTCTCCAACACGTTCCTTTCGAAGGGCCCGGCGCCTTTGCGTCGTCGCTCGCGAAGCGGGGCGTCACGCTGGAGCAGCGTCTTGTTCCACGGGACGGGCTCCCTCGCGATGCGGGCGATCTGCTGATCGTCATGGGCGGGCCCATGTCGGTCAATGACGCCGACCCATGGATTGCCGAGGAAACTCAATTCATCCGATCCGCGCTGTTGTCCGGCAAACCGATGGTCGGCGTGTGCCTCGGCAGCCAATTCATGGCCAAGGCGTTGGGCGCCGCGGTTCGATCGGGCAAGGCGCTGGAAATCGGGATGACGAGGGTTCGGCTGACCGCCCAAGCCGGACAGGATCCGGTGTTCAGCACGTTCCCAGACCCGTTCGAGGTGTTTGAATGGCACGGCGAGGTGTTTGACCTGCCCGACGGCTGTGTGCCGTTGGCGGGATCGGCCGTCGCGCCGCTCCAAGCGTTTCGCTATGGATCACATGCCTACGGGTTGTTGTTTCACCTGGAAATGGAGGGAGCCGGGATCGACAGTTTGAGCCGGGAATGTTCCGGCGATCTCCTCAAGGCTCGTTTGTCGGTGGACCAGGTGAAATCGACCGCGCTCCCGCGCCTTGCCGAACTCCACGCCATGGCCGACCGATTGATCGGCCACCTCCTGACGTCGCGACGTTGA